The Bubalus bubalis isolate 160015118507 breed Murrah chromosome 8, NDDB_SH_1, whole genome shotgun sequence sequence GCATCAAGGGCAGTAATGTCAAACAGTGAATAAAGGCATCCAtctatgggtcttatttttgaaagcaaaatgagaacgtgtcttttaatttggtgGGTATTTTCCTAAAATAGAATATAGATGGCACAGTGTAAATGCAGAAGTACTGTAATCGCGAGAGTACTTCAGTGATTTGTGGTGTAAGTCAGGATATTTGAAACTAACGCTGCTGGAAAATCACATGCACTATGTGACTAGAGTGGAATGGAAGATGTTCGTGCCGCACATACTGTCCGTAGATAACAACCTGAATGTAGCAGAAACACGCTTATGTATTTAGAGGCTGCTTGCTTGAGGATATGCCAGTGTTTgtgtctgttgttgtttttgtttagtcgcgAAGACTCTTTTGCAGCACCatggagctcaccaggctcctctctccatgggatttcccaggcaagaatactggaaggggttgtccaggcaatcttccccacccagggatcgaacccacgtctcctgcattggcaggcagattctttcccacggagccaccagggaagcctgtgtatgGGTATAGGACCGGGACAATACACATGTCAGGGAGGCGAGACTACAGATTTAATCACTGGGTCTCCTTAGGCAGGTAGGAGCCAAGTTTCAGAAAGTGTTTACGGTGAGCAAGTATATTATTTAACGTGCGGTTGGGAGAAGAAGGTCACGTCACTGCAGGATCATCTATAGTGATTATACTATTCTGTAGTGTCGGGGGCAAATCACACACTGTGTCAATTACCTGGAAAAGGACATAAAAGCCCTTGTACACAGTATGCTTGTGTTAGACATGGCCCTTTAGCCCATAGAGATGGTATCTGTGTGAAATGACCAGGAGCTTGTCACATGCGACAGCTGCCGGGTGGCTAGGGACATGCTCATTTGGTTATGTCAAGCTGTCCCCGTAGAGTCTGCAAGGGTGGTttagtgttttgtgtgtgtgtgtgtgtgtgtgcgtgcgtgcgtgtgcttATGTGAGTGTCTATGCATGTGCAATATCTCAGCAAGACAGCCGGCACTCAGGATGGTGGGTTTCCTCTCTAAGCTTAGACCAGACAGGGAAGGGTGAGTCCAGGTGGAGCTGTGAGTTCTATAGGGCCCCAGGGTCTCCTCTAGACTAGTGACTGGCCAGCTTTCTTACAGCTGGACTTCCGGTTGCTCATGGtagactgaagtcaggagaccATGTTTTGCGTTCACCTGTACTCAGGAAACTTGAAGGTTAGCTgactttcagtttcctcatctgtagattAGGCAAAATTTTCTGTGTGTCTCCAAAAGTCCATCCTGCTCATAAATCCAATATTTGTCTCTTACACTTTCTTTCTCCCAAAATACATACAATTCCTGACATGTCTGCTACCATCAGTGTtatcaatcctttttttttccttcattttttatgTTGCCTTCTTTAATCTTTATTAGGACTCTTTGCAAATGGCATATATTATCCCCTTtctgaaaataagagaaaaatatgttCAACTACATGATTTCTACAATTATGTTAAAATTAGTAAGATACAAAAAAGGCAGAACTAAAAGTTGGACAACATTCTTGTAAGTCTatgttcttccttccttcatccgTGCAATAAATCTTTGCTGAGGGCCAGCTAAGCTGCAGGAAGAAGGAGTTGAACAGTTAACATGGCAGCAACTGTGTTTTCATGAAACTCATGGTCTGGCCCAGAAAGTAGACACTACATGCATAACTCCAAGTGTGAAAGAAGTAGTCAAGTGTCCTCTGGGCAAGAGAAGACTCCAGGTCCCAGAGCCACACCTGTGAAGGCCTCCAGGTGACAGGAAGGGGAGCTGAAGGCTCTGGAAGCCAGTGGGACGGGGGAGGTGGTGACCGACAAGGATGCTGCTGGAGGGAAGACAGAGGCCAGGTTGTGGAGGGCATGCTACCCAAGATGTATATTTGGGTTTCACCCCAATAGTTAGAGACTACTGAAGAAATTTAATCAGAAGTGGGGCCTTTGATCACTTCTGGCACTAAGGAGAGAATGCCTCGGAAAGAGGGCAAGAGAAGCTATGTGGAGGCCAGTGGCCAGCTGCAGTGACCTGGGTACGAGAGGGCAGCCGCATGGACCAGACTCTAgcagtggagatggagaaaaGTGCACAGACTCGAGTGAGATTTAGGAGGAAGGATCCAGAGGAGTTAATGCTCAATTAAATATGGGGAATGTCGGCCAGGAGGTAAATACGAATTTTTATTCCATCatggaaaaatatttactgagcgcTTAGTATGGGTCACGTATTAtgtcctgttgttcagttgctaagtcgtgtctgactctttgcgacctcatcatggactgcagcttgccaggcctccctgtccctctctatctcctggagtttgctcaagttcatgtccatggagttggtgatgccatccaaccatctcattctctgctggcctactctccttttgccttcaatctttcccagcatcagggtcttttccagtgagttggctgtcgTAGATATAGACAATTGAGCAAAACAGATGTTGTTCTTGATCTTCTGAAGCTCATTGTTTGAGATTGATGATAAACTAAAATACACACGTAGCTACATAATTACAATTGCATAAGTGCTACAAAGGAGAAATCAAGTGAACTCTAGTTGATAAGTGCTACAAAGAGGAGCAAAGTAACCCAGTTAAAgggttcagtcagtcagtcagttcagtcactcagctgtgtccgactctttatgaccccatggactgcagcacgccaggtttccctgtccatcaccagctcccagagcttactcaaactcatgttcattgagtccttgatgccatccaactatctcatcctctgtcgtcccctactcctcccgccttcagtctttcccagcatcagggtcttttccaatgagtcagttctaatgactCAATTAAAGGGTTGGGGAaaacttaagaggaaaaaatgtaGTCTCACAAATAACTACCTGTATATGTAATGTCAAATTGGTGTCCACTGCAGTGTCAAATGTCAAATGCTGGCAAGAACCACCGAAAATAAGCATCCACAGAGCCTTGTTTAGAGTTAGCAAGTTGAAGGTTGTAGGGGAGGTGAGCAAAGTGGTGCTGTTAAAGTTTGGTTGGAGGTAGGGGAGATGCAAGGATATGAGGAGAGCAGGTGTGAAGAACTCCAAGTGCAtcttggaaagagaagaaagacacaAACATGCTTAAAGCCTGGTGGGATGGTTCCAACAGAGAAGGTGAAGATGCTAGAGAATGAGCTAACCCACTGTATCAGGTCCTGAGAAGGCAGGCTACAGAAGATGGCACTTGGAGATGAGTGTGCTCTGGCATAGTCAGAGGGGGAAGATGGACAGAGTGAAGTGTGGGTTGCTCTGAACTGcaagaaatggaagcaattcCTCTCCACTGGTTTGTAAATTCTTTGCAAAGTAGCAAAGAGAGGTGGGAAGATCAAAATATGACCAGTGATGAGATGAGTTCATGCTAGAGAGAAGGGGGGAGTAAGATGGTGAGGAGTCCCCAGTTTGATGGCCCTCATTGAAGTGGGTACCCTTTGTATCTACTCTCGTTCTTGTCTAATCTCATCTGGTTCTCATCTAAGTCTAGTTATCATTCCACTTTACTAAAGCTGTTCTATAAttgaaacacaattttttttttgttaattagtCACAGGCTTTGCTAGACACTCTGTAAAATAAGGTGAGTGAAATTCAGACCCTCTATAAAGGAGATTATACGGTGCTGTGGTATCTCAGACACGGGCCATAATGGCCAGACCTGTTTTAATCCCGTCAGCAGTTTAGAAGGAGGATTCCCCTCCAGACACTGCTCCTCTGGGCTGTAAGATCTAGGGTGTGTCCCTCACACTGTTTGGGAGTTATATGGGCCTGAGTCACTCTTGGTGTCCAGAGAGTCGACGGGGAGACACCATGACGTTATACCACCTAGAGCTTAATGACCACTGGGGAATGCTGGGAGCTCTCTGACAGCGGTCTGGTGCCCTAACGTAATTGTTTTCATCTGTCTCCTTCACAAGACTGCAGGCTCCATGAGGACACGGTCTTTGTTTGCCTCGTTTGCTACTGAATGCCCCACCCTTGAAAGGGTGACTcggcaaatatttattaaatgaacaaaTCAATGATAAATTTTATAGAAGCCACAGCTTACTTTGTGAAGGACGTTTTGTCTCAAAGAATGACTGCAAATGGAACCAAAGAAATGCCCCATGCTTGTTCTTTATGGTCTGTCCCTCtggataaataacaaataaagcaGAAGAGGGGGTGGAAACTTGGTCTCTTATTCCTCTTTAGGATTCAGCGCTGATGGAGGCAGAGGAGCCCCAGCATGGAGCCTCGACTCCCATCCCTGCCGGAGCAGAATTCCCCGTTATCCAGGCAGCTCCCATGAGGAGCAGCCAGACCCCTGCCGTGGAGCGTGCAGCCGAAGAGGGTGAGGACCCGTGGTGTCAGTGGGCTGAGGGCTGCACACTCTTGGAGACCCAGCAGAGACACGTGAGGGATGCGAATGACCGTGCAGCTGAGAGCATGACCTCTCTCCTCAACGAAGCCTCTCCAGAGGTGGAGACCAACCAGGAAACCCTGACGGCTGAGGCCTGTGATGATACCCCCTCATGCCGGGAGGCCAGGCCCTGGAGCCTGGAAGATAGACAGGCAAGGACGCCAGCTTCCCTGGATTTCCTGGCCTGCCCTGACCAGGGTGACTGTCTGGACACGGCCTCGGTATCCAGGGATCTGGGCAGCAGCATAGAGGTGGACTTTAAACCAGAACTCACTTCTTTGATATTGGAGACAGGACaagcagaagggaaggaggaaacatCCTCCAACGCCTATGCCCGGACCAGACGCAGGCCTTCCTGTGATGACGAGCACCCGGCTGAGACCAGCCGGCCCCTGGAGGACTTGGAGTGTGGACCTGCCAGGCAGCAAAGTCCAGGCCTCATGTGTCTCCAGGGAActgaggggctggaggaagggggaCCTCAGGGAGAGGCTGCTGGCTCTGCTGGGCTTTCCAGGGCTCCAGAGCAGATGGGAGAGCAGGTTAAAGGtacagaggaagaagggagacagAAACAGCAGCAGATGCAAAATGACATGGTGCTCGAAGATCCAGGAGAAAGAGAGGGGTGGTGCCGCGGGGAGGAGTTGGGGGGTCTGAGTTCTGGGGAGTGGGACTGGAGGACTTGGAACCACGGGGATCCAGAACAAGGGGAGCAGAAGGGGAGGGAGTTAACAGGGCCAGAGGAGAATGTGGTGGGTGCTCAGGACAGGGAGAATCAAAGCTCAgcaagtaagtcagagaaaggaagTGGAAAGCCCGAAGATCCGGGTGCACAGCGGGAAGCCAAGGCagcagaggggcaggaggaggaagtggggtcACTGGAGGAGGAaccagggggcggggagggggacaCACCCAGCCGAGGAGGAGAAGAGAGCTGCATAGAACAAGGAGAGCGTGAGGGTCCCACTGCGCTGGCTCTGGTTGCCCCTGAGGTCTCTTCTCCCCGTGACCTGTCTCTAGAGGCCTCTCCTCCCCCGAGCAGGATCTCAGGGACTCAGACAGAGCCTGGAGCCGAGGTTCCATCCGCCATAGCTCCGAATCCTGCCCCAGAACCCACAGGATGCTCCCACCAGCCCTTTTCTTTACCTGGTTCCTGTCCTGCCGAGGAATCCCTGGACCCAGAAACTGCTCATCGCCACCAGCAAGAGGGCTCTGAGCTGGGGCAGGAGACCGCATGCGGCATGGGGGCAGAGGTGGTCTCTGCCTACAGTCCCTCTGCGACCCCTCCAAGGAGCCCAGAGGCAGCTGCACCCAGTCCTCCTGAAGGGCCCCCTGGCACGGCTGCCACACTGCTGGCCCGTCCTTTGGCTGCCTCTCCCAGGAGGGAGCCTCCTGTCCTTGCCTGTTCTCCAGAAACCTCCAGAGCCTCTTGCCCAACTGACAGTCCATCTCCCCATGGGGCTCCTAAGACCCCCCCAGCAGCCCGCTACGGCTTCCCCTTGGCGGGCAGGGCCAACCCCCCGGGGTCCCTGGGCAGCCCCACTGGTATGGTCCCGCCCATGCGGAGCAACTCCTTCCCCGGGTCTCATGGGACAGAGCCAGCCCCACACCTGATGGGAATATCCCTGTCCTCCTCCCATTCAGAGTTGCCCCAGAGGCCTCCCAAACCTGTCATCTAtggctctgtgctcccaagaAGGGGCAGGAGAACTGTAAGGGACTGTGCCATCATTCCGGAAGCCTCGAGTTCACCACCAGCTCTGGGGCAGGACTTTGGAGAACCGGCTTCAAATCCAGCCACGGCCAGCAGCCCCCCTGACAGTCAGCCGTGGGGACCCACGAAGCACTGGGCCTTTgcccccgggtctcctgcctgtggctcctccccagcccctgtcGCCCCCATGGACCTGATGATCCATGAACCTCCGCCCCTGCCTTCCCCAGAGAGAAGGCACGTCCAGCCCTCCATGGTGGAGCGAGACGGCCATCCCCCTGCGGTGATCCCCATGCTGAAGCGGTACAGCCATCCTCCGCCACTCACCCTGGGTCCGGGGCTCCAAGGCCCCCCCAGGGTCCCCCCAGCCCACATTCCTGACCCCTTGGTGGCAAGGGAGCACCGACCGCTGCCCTCCACACCGGACGTGCCACCACACACTCAGCACTCTGTCTCTTCCAGGCAGAGATACAACAAGCCGTTACCCCCCACCCCTGacgccccccagccccaccaccccCTTGTCTTGTCGAGCATCTCAAGGATCTACAAGCCTCTCCCTCCTGTCCCTATCCTGGATTCTCCTACTGAACCACCCCCTCTGCCCCCAAAGTCCAAGGGGAAGGGCAGGAGCTCACAGGGAGGACTCGTGAACTCAGGGGATCAAGGCAGGCCAAGGCCTGTTTGTCAAGAGTGGACTGTCTCCACCCCACCTTCTGCAGGACGGGTCTCCTGGCCTCCAGCCACAGGCCGGTCAACCGACCCTTTGGCTTCCGTCGGCAGGTGTAAGAGTGATACGCCCCCGGGCCTGGCTTTCAGTAACATGACGGCCCTTCTACACCCATCTTCCCCgaccaccccatggactccagagGTCCAGCGACCCACCTCTGAACCCAGGCTCTCAGAAGAGTCTGAAGCCCCTGCCAGAGGGTCTTGGAGAAGAACAGCCCCCCAGGAAG is a genomic window containing:
- the ARHGEF5 gene encoding rho guanine nucleotide exchange factor 5, coding for MEAEEPQHGASTPIPAGAEFPVIQAAPMRSSQTPAVERAAEEGEDPWCQWAEGCTLLETQQRHVRDANDRAAESMTSLLNEASPEVETNQETLTAEACDDTPSCREARPWSLEDRQARTPASLDFLACPDQGDCLDTASVSRDLGSSIEVDFKPELTSLILETGQAEGKEETSSNAYARTRRRPSCDDEHPAETSRPLEDLECGPARQQSPGLMCLQGTEGLEEGGPQGEAAGSAGLSRAPEQMGEQVKGTEEEGRQKQQQMQNDMVLEDPGEREGWCRGEELGGLSSGEWDWRTWNHGDPEQGEQKGRELTGPEENVVGAQDRENQSSASKSEKGSGKPEDPGAQREAKAAEGQEEEVGSLEEEPGGGEGDTPSRGGEESCIEQGEREGPTALALVAPEVSSPRDLSLEASPPPSRISGTQTEPGAEVPSAIAPNPAPEPTGCSHQPFSLPGSCPAEESLDPETAHRHQQEGSELGQETACGMGAEVVSAYSPSATPPRSPEAAAPSPPEGPPGTAATLLARPLAASPRREPPVLACSPETSRASCPTDSPSPHGAPKTPPAARYGFPLAGRANPPGSLGSPTGMVPPMRSNSFPGSHGTEPAPHLMGISLSSSHSELPQRPPKPVIYGSVLPRRGRRTVRDCAIIPEASSSPPALGQDFGEPASNPATASSPPDSQPWGPTKHWAFAPGSPACGSSPAPVAPMDLMIHEPPPLPSPERRHVQPSMVERDGHPPAVIPMLKRYSHPPPLTLGPGLQGPPRVPPAHIPDPLVAREHRPLPSTPDVPPHTQHSVSSRQRYNKPLPPTPDAPQPHHPLVLSSISRIYKPLPPVPILDSPTEPPPLPPKSKGKGRSSQGGLVNSGDQGRPRPVCQEWTVSTPPSAGRVSWPPATGRSTDPLASVGRCKSDTPPGLAFSNMTALLHPSSPTTPWTPEVQRPTSEPRLSEESEAPARGSWRRTAPQEGSNGLRRSEVGPARQPEKSGHILLEKASSWPHRRDPRRPVEDSSEVTAVPSEGSSKHKDWHRQGLRRPSILPESPVDTRGPAMEGSPGLSDAIVFREKKPKEVMGNFSRRCSKLINSSQLLYQEYSDVFLNKEIQSQQRLDSLTESPGPISPRQPRKALVSSESYLRRLSMASSGSLWQEIPVVRNSTVLLSMTHEDQKLQEAKFELIVSEASYLRSLHIAVDHFQHSEQLRATLSNQDHQWLFSRLQDVRDVSTMFLSDLEENFENNIFTFQVCDVVLNHAPNFRRVYLPYVTNQTYQERTFQSLLNSNSSFREVLEKLESAPICQRLSLKSFLILPFQRITRLKLLLQNILKRTQPGSAEEAEATKAHHALEELIRDCNNNVQRMRRTEELIYLSQKIEFECKIFPLISQSRWLVKSGELTALELSVSQALRRKLTTRPVHLHLFNDCLLLSRPREGSRFLVFDHAPFSAVRGEKCEMKLHGPHKNLFRLFLRHNAQGSQAEFLLRTETQSEKLRWISALAMPREELDLLECYDSPQVQCLRAYKPRENDELALEKADVVMVTQQSSDGWLEGVRLSDGEQGWFPLQQVEFISNPEVRARNLKEAHRVKTAKLQLVEQHT